Below is a genomic region from Schistocerca americana isolate TAMUIC-IGC-003095 chromosome 1, iqSchAmer2.1, whole genome shotgun sequence.
aaacacaatgcaactgcacatttatTACACTGAACCCAGGAAAATCCCTTGCTTCCTGGCATTTTGCACCTCTGTCTCACTTGCAAGTACGAAGGCAGGTGACCTACTTGATCCAGCCTTACATCTTCTGGAGGTACATGTGCTGTGGGCCCCTTTGTCTTCTTAGCTTGTATTTGGTTATCGAGTTCATTACTTGGCCTTCCACGTTTTGATGAAGTTTGACCTGAGCGACACAAACAGTGAGCAATTTCCATTCGAAATTCGGAGAGTTTCATAGTTCTCCTAATCCCTTTGGTTTCTGCTACTCTCCTATACAACAGCCAGGAATTGACTACTCCCATGTCCAGGAGATGGTAAAACAATCTTATATACCATTTTCGACTTTTCACAAGAATTTTATGTCGACCCATTATGCTGTCAAGAAGGTCAACACCTCCCATATGTTTATTGTAGAGCTTAATTATTTGTGGACAAGGTATTGTTATTCTTGACTTTGTTTTTTTGTCATACCTCCCTGCTTCATGAATAGGCTGCTGTccagcaagtgtagaaagcaacatCACACTCTTGTTATCTTTCCACACTACATTTGATATGTCGACACCATCCACTGTTACGACGCGCTCTACTGATGCACCTCGTGCCATTTCCTTCAGCTCAGCTTCTGAAGGGAGCTTGCAGTCTGGCACTCTGTTTCTTCTGACTGTCCCAAGTGAGTAAATTCCTTGTTTATGTAACCATACAAGCAGTGGCAGACTTGTGTAATAATTGTCACAGTACAGTTTGTGGTTCATATTTCTTGGTAGTATCCTACTGAGTCGAACTACAACATTTGCACTTGCTCCCAAGTCTTCCTCCCCAGTCACTCTTTTTTCTGGTTCATTTTCATCTCCAGTGAAAATCTCAAAATCGTAGGCATAACCAGATATGCCACtaataacaaataatttgtatCCATATTTATGAGGCTTGTTTGGCATGTATTGTTTCAAATAACTTCTAGCCTTTGTTGAACATATATGTTCATCAACAGAAACACACTCCTCAACAGGTATTGTTTGAAACCGAGATCTCATCAATTCTATTATGGGTCTTATCTTGAAGAGTCTATCATGACCTTTTTCACCCCTGGGTATCATTGCACTgttgtcattgaagtgaagaaactTACGTATTTGCTCATACTGATTCACTGTCATTGTTGTCTTGATCAGATGAGTACCAGTAACTTCTcccctggaggaggaggaggaggagagtagtgtttaacgtcccgtcgacatccaggtcattagagacggagcgcaagctcgggtgagggaaggatggggaaggaaatcggctgtgccctttcaaaggaaccatcccggcatttgcctgaagcgatttagggaaatcacggaaaacctaaatcaggatggccggagacgggattgaaccgtcgtcctcccgacttcTCCCCTGTAATCCCTCGTATTAGGTACATGAACTATTGACATTACGAGACAGATGcctataaatttttttatgtcGTCACAGGATAAATCTATTGGTCTATCAGGATTACACTGCACACTGTATCTATGAGACTCTTCGACAATTAGATCAAACAATTTAGATGGAAATATATGTTTGAAGAATTGGTATGGAgtatttaagtttattacttcttctgGTAACGAAGTATTGCCATGAAATTTTGACTGCAGTTCGGGAATAATCAACTGTTTATCTTTCCAAACCACACTCCTGctgtttttggtaacatttttgctgctgcatggcAGTTTCAGAGCATTATCAGACAACTGTGACGTCGA
It encodes:
- the LOC124595570 gene encoding piggyBac transposable element-derived protein 2-like, translated to MTVNQYEQIRKFLHFNDNSAMIPRGEKGHDRLFKIRPIIELMRSRFQTIPVEECVSVDEHICSTKARSYLKQYMPNKPHKYGYKLFVISGISGYAYDFEIFTGDENEPEKRVTGEEDLGASANVVVRLSRILPRNMNHKLYCDNYYTSLPLLVWLHKQGIYSLGTVRRNRVPDCKLPSEAELKEMARGASVERVVTVDGVDISNVVWKDNKSVMLLSTLAGQQPIHEAGRYDKKTKSRITIPCPQIIKLYNKHMGGVDLLDSIMGRHKILVKSRKWYIRLFYHLLDMGVVNSWLLYRRVAETKGIRRTMKLSEFRMEIAHCLCRSGQTSSKRGRPSNELDNQIQAKKTKGPTAHVPPEDVRLDQSEGAGIKELRVRIGEDKGVGGRRGGGGGRGRVHGRGDGGGQDHPEQRKTQTVGAWVSLRLWNVEQRSVLAWSLSEAVRGAAESL